CCTTTTAATAGATAGAACAGTACAAATAATAATGCCTTATATTTTAGCTAAAGAATTTCTATCTACTTTAGAAGATAAGATTGAATTTGCAAAATTTATTACGGTTGTAGGGGCTATTTTGGCTTTTTTCTCACCCCTTGAGTTCAAATTTGATTTAGCAGTTGTAGATGTTTTGCAATTTGTCTGGCCAGAGTATCTTAGGTGGCCGGGCTGGGCAAGATATGGATATGTAAGAGCAGCAGCTGTATATGCACACCCAATTTTGGCTGGGATGATGTGGGCTTTTTATTCCTTGTTTGCTATTTGGTTACGAAGGAGAAAAGTTTGGAAAAATGACAATATTGCAAAACTAATAATACTTTTAAATGTTGCAGGGATGTTAATGTCGATATCTAAAGGACCTATTTTAGGATTTATTGCTGGAGGAGTCCTTTTGGTTATTGGCTGGACAAAGAAGAGATTTATGGCTTTTACATTGGTAGCTATAATTTTAGCTATCGGTCTACCCCCTGCAAGTATAAAATTTATACAGTATGCATCTGTAAATAGATTTAATGCTCAAAATGAAACTCAGGAAAACATAGCATACAGAAAAGAGCTCATAGATAATTATGTTGTTGAGGTAAAAAAACAACCTTTATTGGGATATGGAAGGAATGGAATGCCAGTAGTCAATGGGCAGGTAAGTATAGACAATCAGTATCTTTTCATTGCTCTTCTACATGGGGTAATTGCTATGTACCTTTTTTTAGGAATGACATTTTATAGTATGTTTAAGTGCTTGAGAATTGGATTAAATACATCATTTGATAACCCCTACGGGGAGTTATCCTGGCTTATAGTAGCTTGTGCATTTACATGGTTTGTTACTTTGGCAACTGTCTGGATGGGGGCTCAGAGCGAGCAGATTGTATTTGTATTTATTGCTTTTGCTAGTACAATGAAAGCTGGATCTTTTGTTGAAGAATCCAAAACAGAAGATATCTCTTCAGAGTGGAACTTTAGACAGATATAAAAGGGGGAGTTTTATGAAGATAGCTTATTTAGTAAGTGAGTTTCCGGGGATATCTCATACATTTATCCTACGAGAAATAGAGGAACTAAAAAATAATAATGTAGAAGTAGTAACAGTCTCTATAAATAGTCCTCAAAATTTAGAAAAAATGGACGAAAAAGAAAAATTATATTATGACACGACTTTGTATCTAAAGAGGGAATTAAAAAAAAATCTTTTTAAATATTTTTTTAAGATGTTTACACCGCAAGGGATAAATATATTTTTTTCAACGGTTAGATTAAATTATTTTAAAGGGCCTAAAAGTCTTATAAAAACTGTTGGATATTTTTTAGAGGAATTGGTTCTCTTAGCTCATTTAAAAAAA
This sequence is a window from Psychrilyobacter atlanticus DSM 19335. Protein-coding genes within it:
- a CDS encoding O-antigen ligase family protein, producing MKALALFPLIINIIVLMTKGEKAAFKVVLFCLFAIPSYYYFPTPGLPDFNFFHFSLFPLFGWWVMNRASEFKIEFLDILVFLYVLISIMSEFTTMGFADGRNLLIDRTVQIIMPYILAKEFLSTLEDKIEFAKFITVVGAILAFFSPLEFKFDLAVVDVLQFVWPEYLRWPGWARYGYVRAAAVYAHPILAGMMWAFYSLFAIWLRRRKVWKNDNIAKLIILLNVAGMLMSISKGPILGFIAGGVLLVIGWTKKRFMAFTLVAIILAIGLPPASIKFIQYASVNRFNAQNETQENIAYRKELIDNYVVEVKKQPLLGYGRNGMPVVNGQVSIDNQYLFIALLHGVIAMYLFLGMTFYSMFKCLRIGLNTSFDNPYGELSWLIVACAFTWFVTLATVWMGAQSEQIVFVFIAFASTMKAGSFVEESKTEDISSEWNFRQI